Proteins from one Oncorhynchus kisutch isolate 150728-3 unplaced genomic scaffold, Okis_V2 scaffold2183, whole genome shotgun sequence genomic window:
- the LOC109887047 gene encoding NXPE family member 3 isoform X1 — MWDCQSKYVCIFLLLALSGLFFLFRNINILEWKLNSTLDLSHIHSEGSPPCLDRKLSFFCSHLVQEPSTEEALEDCSLLESIAGPEPLPVTTPLDQTSDPAHSLFAILPAGGGRERHVGDQLEALVLMNDFQGRPKSRGGDFLLARLHSPELGAGVAGQVLDYLNGTYSAIFPLLWEGSVWVEVTLVHPSEAVSLLRRLQEERLNWVPSKSLFRSGLLSETTECNLCLPNNQQPLCDYTDPRTGEPWFCYKPKQLACDTRINHFKAGSQTYLQHLTSKEALLFQSGININVHIHATGSDSVTVLPKEKDKPDEESSSVAAAPIRTPPLPSRTPPSGYYYQGSWRALDGVVIRQLDDPAAIIQCLKGKQVYMYGDSTVRQYYDYLTSFVPELKKFNIRSHVRAGPFMSVNIPNNILLKYRCHGPPIFWPPLSVSQLHYVANELDGLAGGSDTVVVISVSTHFSFFPLQAYIRRLRRIRRAVVRLLNRAPGTVVVVRSANLDQRKDNFINSDWILTQLDRVLKAMFRGLDVMLLDAWEMTLAHHLPHDLHPAPPIIKNMINTILSGVCPLSSRT; from the exons ATGTGGGATTGTCAGTCGAAATATGTCTGCATCTTCCTCCTGCTGGCTCTGTCAGGCCTCTTCTTCCTGTTCCGTAACATCAACATTCTGGAG TGGAAGCTCAACAGTACATTGGACTTAAGCCACATCCACTCAGAGGGCTCTCCTCCTTGCCTCGATCGCAAGCTGAGCTTCTTCTGTAGCCACCTGGTCCAGGAGCCCTCTACCGAGGAGGCTCTGGAAGATTGTTCCCTCCTGGAGTCCATCGCCGGGCCAGAGCCTCTGCCCGTGACGACACCCCTGGACCAGACCAGTGACCCTGCACACAGTCTGTTTGCAATCCTTccagcagggggagggagagagaggcacgtCGGGGACCAGCTAGAGGCTCTGGTCCTTATGAACGATTTCCAGGGGCGTCCCAAGAGCCGTGGCGGTGACTTCCTCCTTGCCCGGCTGCACTCCCCAGAGTTGGGTGCGGGTGTTGCAGGACAGGTACTAGACTACTTGAATGGGACCTACTCTGCTATTTTTCCGTTACTCTGGGAAGGGTCTGTATGGGTGGAGGTGACACTGGTCCATCCTAGCGAGGCAGTTTCTCTTCTACGACGCTTACAAGAGGAACGGCTAAACTGGGTGCCTTCCAAGAGCCTGTTCCGTTCTGGATTATTGTCTGAGACCACCGAGTGTAACCTGTGTCTGCCGAACAACCAGCAGCCACTGTGCGATTACACAGACCCCCGTACGGGGGAACCTTGGTTCTGCTACAAGCCCAAGCAGCTGGCTTGTGACACACGGATCAACCACTTCAAGGCAGGCTCCCAGACATATCTACAACATCTGACCAGCAAAGAAGCGCTGCTCTTCCAGAG tGGCATCAACATCAACGTGCATATTCATGCAACAGGGTCTGACAGCGTCACTGTGCTGCCAAAGGAGAAAG ACAAACCAGATGAGGAAAGCAGCAGTGTAGCGGCAGCACCTATCaggacccctcccctcccctccaggaCCCCTCCTTCTGGGTATTACTACCAAGGGTCATGGCGGGCGCTGGATGGTGTCGTAATACGCCAGTTGGACGACCCCGCTGCCATTATTCAGTGTCTGAAGGGCAAGCAGGTGTACATGTACGGAGACTCCACCGTTAGACAGTACTATGACTACCTCACCAGCTTTGTGCCAG agctgaagAAGTTCAACATTAGAAGTCATGTGAGAGCGGGGCCATTCATGTCAGTGAACATACCCAACAACATCCTGTTGAAGTACCGCTGCCACGGCCCCCCCATATTCTGGCCCCCTCTCAGTGTCAGTCAGCTGCACTATGTAGCTAATGAGCTGGATGGCCTGGCCGGTGGTTCAGACACTGTTGTCGTCATCAGCGTTTCGACCCATTTCAGCTTTTTCCCTCTGCAGGCCTACATTCGCCGACTACGACGTATTCGAAGGGCGGTGGTTCGCCTTCTGAACCGAGCTCCGGGGACCGTAGTAGTTGTGCGCTCTGCCAACCTGGACCAAAGGAAGGACAACTTCATCAACAGTGACTGGATCTTGACCCAGCTGGACAGGGTGCTCAAGGCCATGTTCAGGGGTCTGGATGTGATGCTGCTGGATGCCTGGGAGATGACCCTTGCCCACCACCTCCCCCATGATCTTCACCCAGCCCCCCCCATCATCAAGAACATGATAAACACAATCCTCTCTGGTGTCTGCCCCCTATCATCAAGAACATGA
- the LOC109887047 gene encoding NXPE family member 3 isoform X3 has translation MWDCQSKYVCIFLLLALSGLFFLFRNINILEWKLNSTLDLSHIHSEGSPPCLDRKLSFFCSHLVQEPSTEEALEDCSLLESIAGPEPLPVTTPLDQTSDPAHSLFAILPAGGGRERHVGDQLEALVLMNDFQGRPKSRGGDFLLARLHSPELGAGVAGQVLDYLNGTYSAIFPLLWEGSVWVEVTLVHPSEAVSLLRRLQEERLNWVPSKSLFRSGLLSETTECNLCLPNNQQPLCDYTDPRTGEPWFCYKPKQLACDTRINHFKAGSQTYLQHLTSKEALLFQSGININVHIHATGSDSVTVLPKEKDKPDEESSSVAAAPIRTPPLPSRTPPSGYYYQGSWRALDGVVIRQLDDPAAIIQCLKGKQVYMYGDSTVRQYYDYLTSFVPELKKFNIRSHVRAGPFMPTFADYDVFEGRWFAF, from the exons ATGTGGGATTGTCAGTCGAAATATGTCTGCATCTTCCTCCTGCTGGCTCTGTCAGGCCTCTTCTTCCTGTTCCGTAACATCAACATTCTGGAG TGGAAGCTCAACAGTACATTGGACTTAAGCCACATCCACTCAGAGGGCTCTCCTCCTTGCCTCGATCGCAAGCTGAGCTTCTTCTGTAGCCACCTGGTCCAGGAGCCCTCTACCGAGGAGGCTCTGGAAGATTGTTCCCTCCTGGAGTCCATCGCCGGGCCAGAGCCTCTGCCCGTGACGACACCCCTGGACCAGACCAGTGACCCTGCACACAGTCTGTTTGCAATCCTTccagcagggggagggagagagaggcacgtCGGGGACCAGCTAGAGGCTCTGGTCCTTATGAACGATTTCCAGGGGCGTCCCAAGAGCCGTGGCGGTGACTTCCTCCTTGCCCGGCTGCACTCCCCAGAGTTGGGTGCGGGTGTTGCAGGACAGGTACTAGACTACTTGAATGGGACCTACTCTGCTATTTTTCCGTTACTCTGGGAAGGGTCTGTATGGGTGGAGGTGACACTGGTCCATCCTAGCGAGGCAGTTTCTCTTCTACGACGCTTACAAGAGGAACGGCTAAACTGGGTGCCTTCCAAGAGCCTGTTCCGTTCTGGATTATTGTCTGAGACCACCGAGTGTAACCTGTGTCTGCCGAACAACCAGCAGCCACTGTGCGATTACACAGACCCCCGTACGGGGGAACCTTGGTTCTGCTACAAGCCCAAGCAGCTGGCTTGTGACACACGGATCAACCACTTCAAGGCAGGCTCCCAGACATATCTACAACATCTGACCAGCAAAGAAGCGCTGCTCTTCCAGAG tGGCATCAACATCAACGTGCATATTCATGCAACAGGGTCTGACAGCGTCACTGTGCTGCCAAAGGAGAAAG ACAAACCAGATGAGGAAAGCAGCAGTGTAGCGGCAGCACCTATCaggacccctcccctcccctccaggaCCCCTCCTTCTGGGTATTACTACCAAGGGTCATGGCGGGCGCTGGATGGTGTCGTAATACGCCAGTTGGACGACCCCGCTGCCATTATTCAGTGTCTGAAGGGCAAGCAGGTGTACATGTACGGAGACTCCACCGTTAGACAGTACTATGACTACCTCACCAGCTTTGTGCCAG agctgaagAAGTTCAACATTAGAAGTCATGTGAGAGCGGGGCCATTCAT GCCTACATTCGCCGACTACGACGTATTCGAAGGGCGGTGGTTCGCCTTCTGA
- the LOC109887047 gene encoding NXPE family member 3 isoform X2, whose amino-acid sequence MWDCQSKYVCIFLLLALSGLFFLFRNINILEWKLNSTLDLSHIHSEGSPPCLDRKLSFFCSHLVQEPSTEEALEDCSLLESIAGPEPLPVTTPLDQTSDPAHSLFAILPAGGGRERHVGDQLEALVLMNDFQGRPKSRGGDFLLARLHSPELGAGVAGQVLDYLNGTYSAIFPLLWEGSVWVEVTLVHPSEAVSLLRRLQEERLNWVPSKSLFRSGLLSETTECNLCLPNNQQPLCDYTDPRTGEPWFCYKPKQLACDTRINHFKAGSQTYLQHLTSKEALLFQSGININVHIHATGSDSVTVLPKEKDKPDEESSSVAAAPIRTPPLPSRTPPSGYYYQGSWRALDGVVIRQLDDPAAIIQCLKGKQVYMYGDSTVRQYYDYLTSFVPGLHSPTTTYSKGGGSPSEPSSGDRSSCALCQPGPKEGQLHQQ is encoded by the exons ATGTGGGATTGTCAGTCGAAATATGTCTGCATCTTCCTCCTGCTGGCTCTGTCAGGCCTCTTCTTCCTGTTCCGTAACATCAACATTCTGGAG TGGAAGCTCAACAGTACATTGGACTTAAGCCACATCCACTCAGAGGGCTCTCCTCCTTGCCTCGATCGCAAGCTGAGCTTCTTCTGTAGCCACCTGGTCCAGGAGCCCTCTACCGAGGAGGCTCTGGAAGATTGTTCCCTCCTGGAGTCCATCGCCGGGCCAGAGCCTCTGCCCGTGACGACACCCCTGGACCAGACCAGTGACCCTGCACACAGTCTGTTTGCAATCCTTccagcagggggagggagagagaggcacgtCGGGGACCAGCTAGAGGCTCTGGTCCTTATGAACGATTTCCAGGGGCGTCCCAAGAGCCGTGGCGGTGACTTCCTCCTTGCCCGGCTGCACTCCCCAGAGTTGGGTGCGGGTGTTGCAGGACAGGTACTAGACTACTTGAATGGGACCTACTCTGCTATTTTTCCGTTACTCTGGGAAGGGTCTGTATGGGTGGAGGTGACACTGGTCCATCCTAGCGAGGCAGTTTCTCTTCTACGACGCTTACAAGAGGAACGGCTAAACTGGGTGCCTTCCAAGAGCCTGTTCCGTTCTGGATTATTGTCTGAGACCACCGAGTGTAACCTGTGTCTGCCGAACAACCAGCAGCCACTGTGCGATTACACAGACCCCCGTACGGGGGAACCTTGGTTCTGCTACAAGCCCAAGCAGCTGGCTTGTGACACACGGATCAACCACTTCAAGGCAGGCTCCCAGACATATCTACAACATCTGACCAGCAAAGAAGCGCTGCTCTTCCAGAG tGGCATCAACATCAACGTGCATATTCATGCAACAGGGTCTGACAGCGTCACTGTGCTGCCAAAGGAGAAAG ACAAACCAGATGAGGAAAGCAGCAGTGTAGCGGCAGCACCTATCaggacccctcccctcccctccaggaCCCCTCCTTCTGGGTATTACTACCAAGGGTCATGGCGGGCGCTGGATGGTGTCGTAATACGCCAGTTGGACGACCCCGCTGCCATTATTCAGTGTCTGAAGGGCAAGCAGGTGTACATGTACGGAGACTCCACCGTTAGACAGTACTATGACTACCTCACCAGCTTTGTGCCAG GCCTACATTCGCCGACTACGACGTATTCGAAGGGCGGTGGTTCGCCTTCTGAACCGAGCTCCGGGGACCGTAGTAGTTGTGCGCTCTGCCAACCTGGACCAAAGGAAGGACAACTTCATCAACAGTGA